A portion of the Pseudomonas sp. PSE14 genome contains these proteins:
- the cyoE gene encoding heme o synthase, translating to MASVISTSSHASWRDLLELTKPKVVLLMLITSLIGMLLATKAGVSWQVLVFGNLGIGLCAGGAAAVNHVVDRRIDSIMARTHKRPLAEGRVSPPLALGFAMLLSVAGMAVLLVFTNALTAWLTLASLLGYAALYTGFLKRATPQNIVIGGLAGAAPPLLGWVAVTGQVSAEPLLLVLIIFAWTPPHFWALCLHRKDEYAKADIPMLPVTHGEHYTKLHILLYTLVLFAVTLMPFVIHMAGLVYLLAALALGARFLDWAWALYCGSRPHAAIKTFKYSIAYLFLLFIALLVDHYLPLHLNY from the coding sequence ATGGCCAGCGTCATCAGCACATCCAGCCACGCCAGCTGGCGCGACCTGCTCGAACTGACCAAGCCCAAGGTGGTGTTGCTCATGCTGATCACCTCGCTGATCGGCATGCTGCTCGCTACCAAGGCTGGCGTGTCCTGGCAGGTGCTGGTATTCGGCAACCTCGGCATCGGCCTGTGCGCCGGCGGCGCGGCGGCGGTGAACCACGTGGTGGACCGGCGCATCGACTCGATCATGGCGCGCACCCACAAGCGCCCGCTGGCCGAGGGCCGTGTATCGCCGCCCCTCGCGCTGGGCTTCGCCATGCTGCTGTCAGTGGCCGGGATGGCAGTGCTGCTGGTGTTCACCAACGCCCTCACCGCCTGGCTGACCCTGGCCTCTCTGCTGGGCTACGCGGCGCTCTACACGGGCTTTCTCAAACGCGCCACGCCGCAGAACATCGTCATCGGCGGCCTCGCCGGCGCCGCCCCGCCGCTGCTGGGCTGGGTCGCGGTGACCGGGCAGGTGTCCGCCGAACCGCTGCTGCTGGTGCTGATCATCTTCGCCTGGACGCCGCCGCACTTCTGGGCGCTGTGCCTGCACCGCAAGGACGAGTACGCCAAGGCCGACATTCCGATGCTGCCGGTGACCCACGGCGAGCACTACACCAAGCTGCACATCCTGCTCTACACCCTGGTGCTGTTCGCGGTGACGCTGATGCCCTTCGTCATCCACATGGCCGGGCTGGTCTACCTGCTCGCCGCGCTGGCCCTGGGCGCGCGCTTCCTCGACTGGGCCTGGGCGCTCTATTGCGGCAGTCGGCCCCATGCGGCGATCAAGACCTTCAAGTACTCTATCGCCTACCTGTTCCTGCTGTTCATCGCGCTGCTGGTGGACCACTACCTGCCGCTGCACCTGAACTATTGA
- a CDS encoding NAD(P)(+) transhydrogenase (Re/Si-specific) subunit beta has translation MSMNLVTLLYLIASVCFIQALKGLSHPTSSRRGNLFGMVGMGIAVLTTVALVFKISSEIATTGIVYVIVGLLIGGTAGSIMAKRVEMTKMPELVAFMHSMIGLAAVFIAIAAVVEPQSLGIVQNLGDTIPSGNRLELFLGAAIGAITFSGSVIAFGKLSGKYKFRLFQGAPVQFTGQHMLNLVLGLTTLGLGLLFMFTGNLTAFVVMLALAFILGVLIIIPIGGADMPVVVSMLNSYSGWAAAGIGFSLNNSMLIIAGSLVGSSGAILSYIMCKAMNRSFFNVILGGFGAEADAGGPAGAKEARPVKSGSSDDASFLLTNADTVIIVPGYGLAVARAQHALMELAEKLTHRGVNVKFAIHPVAGRMPGHMNVLLAEAEVPYEQVFEMEDINSEFGQTDVVLVLGANDVVNPAAKNDPKSPIAGMPILEAYKAKTVIVNKRSMASGYAGLDNELFYLDKTMMVFGDAKKVIEDMVKAVD, from the coding sequence ATGAGCATGAACCTCGTCACCCTCCTCTACCTCATCGCCTCGGTCTGCTTCATCCAGGCGCTCAAGGGCCTGTCGCACCCGACCTCGTCGCGCCGCGGCAACCTGTTCGGCATGGTCGGCATGGGCATCGCGGTGCTCACCACCGTGGCCCTGGTGTTCAAGATCAGCAGCGAGATCGCCACCACCGGCATCGTCTACGTGATCGTCGGCCTGCTGATCGGCGGCACCGCCGGTTCGATCATGGCCAAGCGCGTCGAGATGACCAAGATGCCGGAACTGGTCGCCTTCATGCACAGCATGATCGGTCTGGCCGCCGTGTTCATCGCCATCGCCGCCGTGGTCGAGCCGCAGTCCCTGGGCATCGTGCAGAACCTGGGCGACACCATCCCGTCCGGTAACCGCCTGGAGCTGTTCCTCGGCGCGGCCATTGGCGCCATCACCTTCTCCGGTTCGGTGATCGCCTTCGGCAAGCTGTCGGGCAAGTACAAGTTCCGCCTGTTCCAGGGCGCCCCGGTGCAGTTCACCGGCCAGCACATGCTCAACCTGGTGCTGGGCCTGACCACCCTGGGCCTGGGCCTGCTGTTCATGTTCACCGGTAACCTGACCGCCTTCGTCGTGATGCTGGCCCTGGCCTTCATCCTCGGCGTGCTGATCATCATCCCGATCGGCGGCGCAGACATGCCGGTAGTCGTGTCGATGCTGAACTCCTACTCCGGCTGGGCCGCAGCAGGTATCGGCTTCTCGCTGAACAACTCGATGCTGATCATCGCCGGCTCCCTGGTAGGTTCCTCGGGCGCGATCCTCTCCTACATCATGTGCAAGGCGATGAACCGCTCGTTCTTCAACGTCATCCTCGGTGGCTTCGGCGCCGAAGCGGACGCTGGCGGCCCGGCCGGTGCCAAGGAAGCCCGCCCGGTGAAATCCGGGTCGTCCGACGATGCCTCGTTCCTGCTGACCAACGCCGACACCGTGATCATCGTTCCCGGCTACGGCCTGGCGGTGGCCCGTGCCCAGCACGCGCTGATGGAACTGGCGGAGAAGCTGACCCACCGCGGCGTCAACGTGAAGTTCGCCATCCACCCGGTAGCCGGCCGTATGCCAGGCCACATGAACGTCCTCCTGGCCGAGGCCGAAGTGCCTTACGAGCAGGTGTTCGAGATGGAAGACATCAACTCCGAGTTCGGCCAGACCGACGTGGTGCTGGTCCTGGGCGCCAACGACGTGGTGAACCCGGCCGCGAAGAACGATCCGAAGTCGCCGATCGCCGGCATGCCGATCCTCGAGGCCTACAAAGCCAAGACCGTGATCGTCAACAAGCGCTCGATGGCCAGCGGCTACGCCGGCCTGGACAACGAACTGTTCTACCTGGACAAGACCATGATGGTCTTCGGCGACGCCAAGAAAGTCATCGAAGACATGGTCAAGGCCGTCGACTAA
- a CDS encoding SCO family protein, with protein sequence MTRVNKTVFILVAIVALILGLTIHKVLTQRHQLDPTVLLDAGIVILPQTRSVPDLTFTDQDGQPFQTANLKDKWSLLFFGYTFCPDVCPTTLAQLRELQTKLPPEVAKNLQVVFVSVDPHRDTAPRIKEYLGFFNAGFQGITGSEENVQKLANAMSIPYIPADTSKPNYTVDHSGNLVIIGPDGTQHGFIRAPLHNDKLAAQLPSVISANN encoded by the coding sequence ATGACCCGAGTCAACAAGACCGTCTTCATCCTCGTCGCCATCGTCGCCCTGATCCTCGGCCTCACCATCCACAAGGTGCTCACCCAGCGCCACCAGCTCGATCCGACGGTGCTGCTCGACGCTGGCATCGTGATCCTGCCGCAAACCCGCAGCGTGCCCGACCTGACCTTCACCGACCAGGACGGCCAGCCGTTCCAGACCGCCAACCTGAAGGACAAGTGGTCCCTGCTGTTCTTCGGCTACACCTTCTGCCCGGACGTCTGCCCCACCACCCTGGCGCAACTGCGCGAACTGCAGACCAAGCTGCCGCCGGAAGTGGCGAAGAACCTGCAGGTGGTGTTCGTCAGCGTCGACCCGCACCGCGATACCGCGCCGCGCATCAAGGAATACCTCGGCTTCTTCAACGCCGGCTTCCAGGGCATCACCGGCTCCGAAGAGAACGTGCAGAAGCTGGCCAACGCCATGAGCATCCCTTACATTCCGGCAGACACCAGCAAGCCCAACTACACCGTCGACCACAGCGGCAACCTGGTCATCATCGGCCCGGACGGCACCCAGCACGGCTTCATCCGCGCCCCGCTGCACAACGACAAGCTCGCGGCCCAACTGCCCAGCGTGATCAGCGCGAACAACTGA
- a CDS encoding glycosyltransferase family 4 protein, giving the protein MRVLHFFKTYLPDSVGGIEQVINQLCRTGHSHGIENQVLTLSASPDPAEVMVDGHRVFRARLDLQLASTGFSYSVVPQFRRLAAEADIINFHFPWPFMDVVHLLSGVRKPTVVTYHSDIVRQKHLFKLYQPLMHRFLNSADRIVAASPNYLKSSDVLRRYPHKAQVIPYGLDKQAYPTPAAECVERWRRAVGEQFFLFVGVMRYYKGLHILLEAVKGTGYPVVIVGAGPLEQQLKAQAAALGVESHVRFVGRVSEEDKVALLQLSRAIVFPSHLRSEAFGISLLEGAMYGKPMISSEIGTGTSFINAHGLTGLVVPPSDPQAFRQAMRWCWENPQAAAEMGRQAEVRYRELFTADAMGRVWADLYRNLLDEKAEGEILLPEGRSG; this is encoded by the coding sequence ATGCGCGTACTGCACTTCTTCAAGACCTACCTGCCGGATTCGGTCGGCGGCATCGAACAGGTGATCAACCAGCTCTGCCGCACGGGACACAGTCATGGCATCGAGAACCAGGTGCTGACCCTGAGCGCCAGTCCCGATCCGGCCGAGGTGATGGTCGACGGTCATCGGGTGTTCCGGGCGCGCCTCGATCTGCAACTGGCCTCCACCGGCTTCTCCTACAGCGTCGTACCGCAGTTCCGCAGGTTGGCGGCCGAAGCGGACATCATCAACTTCCACTTCCCTTGGCCGTTCATGGACGTGGTGCACCTGCTGTCGGGCGTGCGCAAACCGACCGTGGTCACCTATCACTCCGATATCGTCCGCCAGAAGCATCTGTTCAAACTGTACCAGCCGCTCATGCATCGCTTCCTGAACAGTGCTGACCGGATCGTCGCCGCGTCGCCCAACTATCTGAAATCGAGCGATGTGCTGCGCCGTTACCCGCACAAGGCGCAAGTCATCCCCTACGGCCTGGACAAGCAGGCCTATCCCACCCCCGCTGCGGAGTGCGTCGAGCGCTGGCGGCGGGCGGTAGGGGAACAGTTCTTCCTGTTCGTCGGTGTGATGCGCTACTACAAGGGGCTGCACATCCTCCTTGAGGCGGTGAAGGGCACCGGCTATCCCGTGGTGATCGTCGGGGCCGGCCCGCTGGAGCAGCAGCTCAAGGCGCAGGCCGCGGCGCTGGGCGTCGAGTCGCACGTCCGCTTCGTCGGCCGTGTCAGCGAGGAAGACAAGGTCGCCCTGTTGCAGCTGTCACGCGCGATCGTATTCCCCTCGCACCTGCGCTCGGAGGCCTTCGGTATCTCCCTGCTCGAAGGGGCGATGTATGGCAAGCCGATGATTTCCAGCGAGATCGGCACTGGCACGAGCTTCATCAATGCTCATGGTCTGACCGGACTGGTGGTGCCACCGAGCGATCCGCAGGCGTTCCGACAGGCAATGCGCTGGTGCTGGGAGAATCCGCAGGCGGCGGCTGAGATGGGGCGGCAGGCGGAAGTTCGCTATCGCGAGCTGTTCACCGCGGATGCTATGGGGCGGGTCTGGGCAGATCTGTATCGCAATCTGCTGGACGAAAAAGCGGAGGGGGAGATTCTGCTGCCCGAAGGCCGTTCTGGCTGA
- a CDS encoding COX15/CtaA family protein has translation MIQATRKPAFYVAVLATALAFLVILLGAYTRLTHAGLGCPDWPGCYGFVHVPTSEAQLAHAEMRFPDAPVEAQKGWNEMIHRYFAGSLGLLILGLAIHALVRRGRDGQPLRLPLLLLGVVIAQAAFGMWTVTLKLWPQVVTAHLLGGFTTLSLLFLLSLRLSGAFAPLQLPSRLRALAAFALLLVIGQIALGGWVSSNYAAVACVDLPMCHGQWWPDMDFANGFHLTQHIGPNYLGGQLDSDARTAIHMTHRMGALCVTAVLLLLAWNLQRHGLIGITALMLLGLSIQIGLGISNVLLHLPLPVAVTHNGGGAFLLLMLVLVNYRVRAPAAKRVELPASSPITLEALERPVAYPSQG, from the coding sequence ATGATCCAGGCAACACGCAAACCCGCCTTCTACGTCGCCGTATTGGCGACGGCACTGGCCTTCCTGGTGATCCTGCTGGGCGCCTATACCCGCCTGACCCACGCCGGCCTCGGCTGCCCGGACTGGCCCGGCTGCTATGGCTTCGTCCACGTGCCGACCAGCGAGGCGCAGCTGGCCCACGCCGAGATGCGTTTCCCGGACGCTCCGGTGGAGGCGCAGAAGGGCTGGAACGAGATGATCCATCGCTACTTCGCCGGCAGCCTGGGCCTGCTGATCCTCGGCCTGGCCATCCACGCACTGGTGCGCCGCGGCCGTGACGGACAGCCGCTGCGCCTGCCGCTGCTGCTGCTCGGCGTGGTGATCGCCCAGGCCGCGTTCGGTATGTGGACGGTCACCCTCAAGCTCTGGCCGCAAGTGGTCACCGCGCATTTGCTCGGAGGCTTCACCACGCTGTCGCTGCTGTTCCTGCTGAGCCTGCGCCTGTCCGGCGCCTTCGCGCCGCTGCAACTGCCCTCGCGCCTGCGCGCCCTCGCCGCCTTCGCCCTGCTGCTGGTGATCGGGCAAATCGCCCTCGGCGGCTGGGTCAGCAGCAACTACGCGGCGGTGGCCTGTGTCGACCTGCCGATGTGCCACGGCCAGTGGTGGCCGGACATGGACTTCGCCAACGGCTTCCACCTCACCCAGCACATCGGCCCGAACTACCTGGGCGGCCAGCTCGACAGCGACGCGCGCACGGCGATCCACATGACCCACCGCATGGGCGCGCTCTGCGTGACAGCAGTTCTCCTGCTGCTGGCCTGGAATCTCCAGCGCCACGGGCTGATCGGCATCACCGCGCTGATGCTGCTGGGGCTGTCGATCCAGATCGGCTTAGGGATCAGCAACGTGCTGCTGCACCTGCCGCTGCCGGTGGCGGTGACCCACAACGGCGGCGGCGCCTTCCTGCTGCTGATGCTGGTGCTGGTGAACTATCGGGTGCGCGCCCCCGCAGCGAAACGCGTCGAGTTGCCCGCCAGCAGCCCGATCACCCTGGAGGCCCTGGAGCGCCCGGTGGCCTACCCCTCTCAAGGTTGA
- a CDS encoding Re/Si-specific NAD(P)(+) transhydrogenase subunit alpha — protein MQIGVPLETQAGETRVAATPETVKKLIGQGHQVVIQSGAGVSASQPDAAYEAVGAKIGTAADAFGAELVLKVVAPSESELAQMKPGTVLIGMLNPFNNENIARMAERGITAFALEAAPRTSRAQSLDVLSSQANIAGYKAVMLAANHYPRFMPMLMTAAGTVKAARVLILGAGVAGLQAIATAKRLGAVIEASDVRPAVKEQIESLGAKFVDVPYETDEERECAEGVGGYARPMPASWMERQAKAVHERAKQSDIVITTALIPGRKAPTLLHEATVAEMKPGSVVIDLAASQGGNCPLTEADQVVVKHGVTIVGLSNLAALVPADASALYARNLLDFLKLTLTAEGFTVNLEDDIVAACLMCRDGQIVRKNG, from the coding sequence GTGCAGATCGGTGTACCCCTCGAGACCCAAGCCGGTGAGACGCGGGTCGCAGCAACGCCGGAGACGGTCAAGAAACTGATCGGGCAAGGCCATCAGGTCGTCATTCAGAGCGGTGCGGGCGTCAGCGCCAGCCAGCCGGATGCCGCTTACGAAGCCGTTGGTGCGAAGATCGGCACTGCCGCCGATGCCTTCGGTGCAGAGCTTGTGCTGAAGGTTGTCGCGCCCAGCGAAAGCGAGCTGGCGCAGATGAAGCCGGGTACCGTGCTGATCGGCATGCTCAACCCCTTCAACAATGAGAACATCGCCCGCATGGCCGAACGCGGCATCACCGCCTTCGCCCTCGAGGCCGCGCCGCGTACTTCCCGCGCGCAGAGCCTGGACGTGCTCTCCTCCCAGGCCAACATCGCCGGCTACAAGGCCGTGATGCTCGCTGCCAACCACTACCCGCGCTTCATGCCCATGCTGATGACCGCAGCCGGCACCGTTAAGGCCGCCCGCGTGCTGATCCTCGGCGCCGGCGTTGCTGGCCTGCAGGCCATCGCCACGGCCAAGCGCCTGGGCGCGGTGATCGAGGCGTCGGACGTACGCCCGGCGGTGAAGGAGCAGATCGAATCCCTGGGCGCCAAGTTTGTCGACGTGCCCTACGAGACCGACGAAGAGCGCGAGTGCGCCGAAGGCGTTGGCGGCTATGCCCGTCCGATGCCGGCTTCGTGGATGGAGCGCCAGGCCAAGGCCGTGCATGAGCGCGCCAAGCAGTCGGACATCGTCATCACCACCGCACTGATCCCGGGCCGCAAGGCGCCGACCCTGCTGCACGAGGCGACCGTCGCCGAGATGAAGCCGGGCTCGGTGGTCATCGACCTCGCGGCATCCCAAGGCGGCAACTGCCCGCTGACCGAGGCCGACCAGGTCGTGGTCAAGCACGGCGTGACCATCGTCGGCCTGAGCAACCTGGCCGCACTGGTGCCGGCGGACGCCTCCGCACTCTACGCACGCAACCTGCTCGACTTCCTCAAGCTCACCCTGACCGCCGAAGGCTTCACGGTGAACCTGGAAGACGACATCGTCGCCGCGTGCCTGATGTGCCGTGACGGCCAGATCGTGCGCAAGAACGGCTGA
- a CDS encoding DUF1127 domain-containing protein codes for MERTLGSAALSTTRSTSSAHRGLVGTVRLWQRRMESRRQLARLDSRLLADAGISEAQRYAELNKPFWR; via the coding sequence ATGGAACGTACCCTCGGTTCCGCAGCTCTGAGCACTACCCGTAGCACCTCCAGCGCCCACCGTGGCCTCGTCGGCACCGTTCGCCTGTGGCAGCGCCGCATGGAAAGCCGCCGTCAGCTGGCCCGCCTGGACTCCCGCCTGTTGGCCGACGCCGGCATCAGCGAAGCCCAGCGTTACGCCGAACTGAACAAGCCGTTCTGGCGCTGA
- a CDS encoding cytochrome c oxidase subunit 3, whose protein sequence is MTTHDPYYVPAQSKWPIIATIGMLVTMFGVGTWMNDMSAGKAQSHGPWIFFAGGLILAYMLFGWFGNVIKESRGGLYSPQMDRSFRWGMSWFIFSEVMFFAAFFGALFYVRHFVNPWLGGEGHHGISHMLWPQFEQGWPQLSNPDNKLFPPPKEVIDPWKLPLINTLLLVSSSFTVTFAHHALKKNHRAPLKLWLALTIALGACFLVLQAYEYHEAYSELGLTLGSGIYGATFFMLTGFHGAHVTIGAIMLTIMLIRILRGHFDAEHHFGFEAASWYWHFVDVVWVGLFTFVYVL, encoded by the coding sequence ATGACAACCCACGATCCCTATTACGTCCCCGCGCAGAGCAAGTGGCCGATCATCGCCACCATCGGCATGCTGGTGACGATGTTCGGCGTCGGCACCTGGATGAACGACATGAGCGCCGGCAAGGCGCAGTCCCACGGCCCGTGGATCTTCTTCGCCGGCGGACTGATCCTGGCCTACATGCTGTTCGGCTGGTTCGGCAACGTCATCAAGGAAAGCCGTGGCGGGTTGTACAGCCCGCAGATGGACCGCTCGTTCCGCTGGGGCATGAGCTGGTTCATCTTCTCCGAGGTTATGTTCTTCGCCGCCTTCTTCGGCGCGCTGTTCTACGTGCGCCACTTCGTCAACCCATGGCTGGGCGGCGAAGGCCACCACGGCATCTCGCACATGCTCTGGCCGCAGTTCGAACAGGGCTGGCCGCAGCTGAGCAACCCGGACAACAAGCTGTTCCCGCCGCCCAAGGAAGTGATCGATCCGTGGAAGCTGCCGCTGATCAACACCCTGCTGCTGGTCAGCTCCAGCTTCACCGTGACCTTCGCCCACCACGCGCTGAAGAAGAACCATCGCGCCCCGCTGAAGCTGTGGCTGGCGCTGACCATCGCGCTGGGCGCCTGCTTCCTGGTGCTGCAGGCCTACGAGTATCACGAGGCCTACAGCGAACTGGGCCTGACCCTGGGCTCGGGCATCTACGGCGCGACCTTCTTCATGCTCACCGGCTTCCACGGCGCCCACGTGACCATCGGCGCGATCATGCTGACCATCATGCTGATCCGCATCCTGCGCGGGCACTTCGACGCCGAACACCACTTCGGTTTCGAAGCGGCCAGCTGGTACTGGCACTTCGTCGACGTGGTGTGGGTCGGGCTGTTCACCTTCGTTTACGTGCTGTGA
- a CDS encoding SURF1 family protein, with the protein MQYSQHATPHRSSRVAQAFRPGLAPTLVVLALLPVLLGLGCWQLSRAAEKRILLTAAETQRQQDPISAAELERLPPRSYVRVRLQGQLDAEHTVLLDNRTRDGHAGVEVLQPFYDRTAHQWLLVNRGWTAWPDRRVPPRIDTPDHDLLLDAWTYLPPPTTPFAPVAGWPRLVTQVDAPALWDQLGRQGLPLEIRLEPGDAALDTDWPIVAMPPERHVGYAVQWFALAFALTVLYLYLGIRRARETFDHDRQHDPE; encoded by the coding sequence TTGCAGTATAGCCAGCACGCTACTCCGCACCGTTCGAGCCGCGTGGCGCAGGCCTTCCGCCCCGGCCTTGCGCCGACGCTGGTGGTGCTCGCGCTGCTGCCGGTGCTGCTCGGCCTGGGCTGCTGGCAGCTCTCGCGCGCAGCCGAAAAGCGCATCCTGCTCACCGCCGCCGAAACCCAGCGCCAGCAGGACCCGATCTCCGCCGCCGAACTCGAACGCCTGCCGCCGCGCAGTTATGTGCGAGTGCGCCTGCAGGGCCAGCTCGACGCCGAACACACCGTCCTGCTGGACAACCGCACCCGCGACGGCCATGCCGGCGTCGAGGTGCTGCAACCCTTCTATGACCGCACCGCTCACCAGTGGCTGCTGGTCAATCGCGGCTGGACTGCCTGGCCGGATCGCCGCGTGCCGCCACGGATCGATACGCCCGACCACGACCTGCTGCTGGACGCCTGGACCTACCTGCCGCCACCCACCACGCCATTCGCGCCGGTCGCCGGCTGGCCGCGCCTGGTCACCCAGGTGGACGCCCCTGCCCTGTGGGACCAACTCGGCCGCCAAGGGCTGCCTCTGGAAATCCGCCTGGAACCGGGCGACGCCGCCCTCGACACCGACTGGCCGATCGTCGCCATGCCACCGGAGCGCCACGTCGGCTACGCCGTGCAGTGGTTCGCCCTGGCCTTCGCACTGACAGTCCTCTACCTCTACCTCGGCATCCGTCGCGCACGGGAGACCTTCGACCATGACCGCCAGCATGACCCTGAATGA
- a CDS encoding acetyl-CoA hydrolase/transferase family protein — MFRDRVRMSSLLDKVMTADQAAALIKDGMTVGMSGFTRAGEAKAVPKALAERAKQEPLRISLMTGASLGNDLDKQLTEAGVLARRMPFQVDSTLRKAINAGEVMFIDQHLSETVEQLRNHQLKLPDIAVIEAVAITEEGHIVPTTSVGNSASFAIFAKQVIVEINVAHNTNLEGLHDIYIPTYRPTRTPIPLTRVDDRIGSTAIPIPPEKIVAIVVNDQADSPSTVLPPDDETQGIANHLIDFFKREVAAGRMSNSLGPLQAGIGSIANAVMCGLIESPFENLTMYSEVLQDSTFDLIDAGKLRFASGSSITLSTRRNADVFGNLERYKDKLVLRPQEISNHPEVVRRLGIIGINTALEFDIYGNVNSTHVGGTKMMNGIGGSGDFARNAHLAIFVTKSIAKGGNISSVVPMVSHVDHTEHDVDILVTEVGLADLRGLAPRERARVIIDNCVHPSYRDALNSYFEAACERGGHTPHILREALEWHINLEERGHMLAAS; from the coding sequence ATGTTCCGTGATCGCGTGCGTATGTCCTCCCTGCTGGACAAGGTGATGACTGCCGACCAGGCCGCGGCCCTTATCAAGGACGGCATGACCGTCGGCATGAGCGGTTTCACCCGCGCCGGCGAAGCCAAGGCCGTACCCAAGGCCCTCGCCGAGCGCGCCAAGCAGGAGCCGCTGCGCATCAGCCTGATGACCGGCGCCAGCCTGGGCAACGACCTCGACAAGCAGCTCACCGAAGCCGGTGTGCTGGCCCGCCGCATGCCCTTCCAGGTCGACAGCACCCTGCGCAAGGCGATCAATGCCGGCGAGGTGATGTTCATCGACCAGCACCTGTCCGAAACCGTCGAACAGCTGCGCAACCACCAGCTCAAGCTGCCGGACATCGCGGTCATCGAAGCCGTCGCCATCACCGAGGAAGGCCACATCGTGCCGACCACCTCCGTGGGCAACTCGGCCAGCTTCGCGATCTTCGCCAAGCAGGTGATCGTCGAGATCAACGTCGCGCACAACACCAACCTGGAAGGCCTGCACGACATCTACATCCCGACCTACCGCCCGACCCGCACGCCGATCCCGCTCACTCGCGTGGACGACCGCATCGGCAGCACCGCCATCCCGATCCCGCCAGAAAAGATCGTCGCCATCGTCGTCAACGACCAGGCGGACTCCCCGTCCACCGTGCTGCCGCCGGACGACGAGACCCAGGGCATCGCCAACCACCTGATCGACTTCTTCAAACGTGAAGTGGCGGCCGGCCGCATGAGCAACAGCCTCGGCCCGCTGCAGGCCGGCATCGGCAGCATCGCCAACGCCGTGATGTGCGGCCTGATCGAGTCGCCCTTCGAGAACCTGACCATGTACTCCGAAGTACTGCAGGACTCGACCTTCGACCTGATCGACGCTGGCAAGCTGCGCTTCGCCTCGGGCAGCTCCATCACCCTGTCCACGCGCCGCAACGCCGACGTGTTCGGTAACCTGGAGCGCTACAAGGACAAGCTGGTGCTGCGTCCGCAGGAGATCTCCAACCACCCTGAAGTGGTCCGCCGCCTCGGCATCATCGGCATCAACACCGCGCTGGAATTCGACATCTACGGCAACGTGAACTCCACCCACGTGGGCGGCACCAAGATGATGAACGGCATCGGCGGCTCGGGCGACTTCGCCCGCAACGCGCACCTGGCAATCTTCGTCACCAAGTCCATCGCCAAGGGCGGCAACATCTCCAGCGTGGTGCCGATGGTCAGCCACGTCGACCACACCGAGCACGACGTGGACATCCTGGTCACCGAAGTGGGCCTGGCCGACCTGCGTGGCCTGGCGCCGCGCGAGCGCGCCCGGGTGATCATCGACAACTGTGTGCACCCGTCCTACCGCGACGCCCTGAACAGTTACTTCGAAGCCGCCTGCGAGCGCGGCGGCCATACCCCGCACATCCTGCGCGAGGCCCTGGAGTGGCATATCAATCTGGAAGAGCGCGGTCACATGCTGGCGGCAAGCTGA
- a CDS encoding NAD(P) transhydrogenase subunit alpha yields MEDMLISHGIYNLIIFVLAIYVGYHVVWNVTPALHTPLMAVTNAISAIVIVGAMLAAALTVTPLGKAMGTLAVALAAVNVFGGFLVTRRMLEMFKKKAPKAEKH; encoded by the coding sequence ATGGAAGACATGCTGATCTCCCACGGCATCTACAACCTGATCATCTTCGTGCTGGCGATCTACGTCGGCTACCACGTGGTCTGGAACGTCACCCCTGCCCTGCACACCCCGCTGATGGCGGTGACCAACGCCATTTCGGCAATCGTGATCGTCGGCGCCATGCTGGCTGCCGCCCTGACCGTCACCCCGCTGGGCAAGGCCATGGGCACCCTGGCCGTGGCCCTGGCTGCAGTGAATGTGTTCGGTGGCTTCCTGGTCACCCGCCGCATGCTGGAAATGTTCAAGAAGAAAGCGCCGAAGGCGGAGAAGCACTGA
- a CDS encoding twin transmembrane helix small protein → MLKAAIVLLLLATVVSLFSGLFFLVKDEGHGSRVVNALTVRVTLTALTVALIAWGFFSGELGSSAPWHF, encoded by the coding sequence ATGCTCAAAGCTGCGATCGTCCTGTTGTTGCTGGCGACCGTCGTCAGTCTGTTCAGTGGTCTGTTCTTTCTGGTCAAGGACGAGGGGCACGGTTCGCGGGTGGTCAACGCGTTGACCGTGCGTGTCACCCTTACCGCCCTGACTGTCGCTCTCATCGCCTGGGGCTTCTTCAGCGGCGAACTTGGTAGCTCCGCCCCCTGGCATTTCTGA